Proteins co-encoded in one Gemmatimonadaceae bacterium genomic window:
- a CDS encoding AbrB/MazE/SpoVT family DNA-binding domain-containing protein, which translates to MSVVTVSPKFQVVIPREIREALKLEPGQKVQAFEYDGRVEFIPVRPAKSYRGFLRGLDTSVPRERDRK; encoded by the coding sequence ATGTCGGTGGTCACGGTTTCGCCCAAGTTCCAAGTTGTTATACCACGCGAGATTCGCGAGGCGCTCAAGCTCGAGCCCGGGCAGAAAGTTCAGGCGTTCGAGTATGATGGGCGCGTCGAGTTCATTCCCGTGCGCCCGGCCAAGTCGTATCGCGGGTTCCTGCGCGGCCTCGACACCAGCGTGCCCCGGGAGCGCGATCGAAAGTGA